CGCGCTGTCGTCGCAAACGCCGACCAGCTGGTAGTGGTGGTGGCCGCAGCCAACCCGGAACCGCGCACCGGCTTCATCGACCGCGCCCTCGTGGCGGCCTACGACGCTGGCATCGAGCCGTTGCTGCTCGTCACCAAGGCGGACGTCAAGGATCCCACCGAGCTCCTGTCGAACTACCGGCACCTTGATTTCCCGGTGATCATCAGCAGGACAGCCGATGCCGCGGCCTCCGGAATCGACGCACGCTCCGACGACGGACTGTCCGCACGTCTCGACAGCGATGCCGTCTCGGAGCTGCGCACCCACCTCAACGGCAAGGTCACAGTCATGCTGGGCCATTCGGGTGTGGGCAAGTCCACCATGGTCAACGCCCTCACGGGCGCTGAGCGCGCCACCGGCGGCGTCAACGCCGTCACGGGGCGCGGCCGGCACACCTCGTCGTCGGCCCTAGCCCTGCGGATCAGTGACGCACCTGCCGGGAGCTGGATCATCGACACACCGGGCATCCGCTCCTTTGGCCTGGCGCACGTGGATCCGGACCGGATCCTGCGGTCCTTCCCCGATCTGGAACCCGGCACCGACGCCTGCGAACGCGGCTGCAAACACGATGCCTCAGCGATCAACTGCGGTGTGGATGCCTGGGTCGCCGAAGGACACGCCGGCCCGTCCGGCGAGGCGCGGCTGGCCTCACTCCGCCGCCTGCTGGGCACCGATCCAAGGATGGAAGCGCAGGAAGCCAAGGAGCTGGGCATCGTTTCCTAGGGCGGTTTCCTAGTGCGGTTCACCCCCGGGGAGCACGGTACAGAACGCGGCGTCCCAGCCGGCCGGCCGCATAGACGGTAGTTTGGAACCATGACCCAACCCGCTTCCAGCTACAACGATGACCTCCGCCTGGCCCATGTCCTGGCTGACTCTGTCGATTCCCAGACAATGAGCCGCTTCAAGGCACTGGATCTTCAGGTTGAAACCAAGCCGGACCTGACGCCAGTGACGGATGCGGACAAGGCCGCCGAAGAGTCCATCCGCGGGCAGCTCTCCCGTTCCCGTCCCCGCGACGCCGTCCTCGGTGAAGAGTTCGGCAGCTCCGGGCACGGTTCCCGCCGCTGGATCATTGATCCGATCGACGGCACCAAGAACTTCATCCGCGGCGTGCCCGTCTGGGCCACCCTGATCGCCCTCGTCGACGAGGGCGAACCGGTGGTCGGGCTGGTCAGCGCACCCGCACTGGGCAAGCGCTGGTGGGCCGCCAAGGGCGCCGGCGCCTACATGGGGCGGTCCCTTGCTGCTGCAACGCGCCTGAAAGTCTCCAACGTTTCCAACCTTTCGGACGCGTCGCTTTCCTACTCGAGCCTGGGCGGCTGGAAGGAACGCGGCAACCTCGACGAGTTCCTTGGCCTCACCGAGGAAGTGTGGCGGACCCGCGCCTACGGCGACTTCTGGTCCTATTGCATGGTGGCCGAAGGATCGGTGGACATCGCATGCGAGCCGGAGCTGAACCTCTACGACATGGCCGCCCTCGTCCCGATCGTCACCGAAGCCGGCGGCCGCTTCACCTCGCTGGAAGGGGTGGACGGACCCTTCGGCGGAAACGCGCTGGCCACAAACTCGATCCTGCACTCCGAAGTCCTTAAACGGCTGAATCCGGACCTTGACGACCTCCTCCAGGGAGGACCGGCTCCGGAACACTGACCTTCCGGAGGGCGCGGTGGAATCGACAGCGCGCAGAATAAACGACGGCGGGATCCCCTCTGATAGGGGATCCCGCCGTCGTTTGTTCGGCAAGTTCCCCGTTTTTCCACCGCGCGTAACAAACTGCTTAATAATGCCCGCGACTTTCCCCGGGCAACGCTGATGTCCTAGGCTTTTCAGCAGGTCACGAGTGCCAGCGCTAAACCCCGGTTTGCTGGCCGGCAACCCTCCATTCGCGGTGGGGTGCCCCGGGTGACGACCAGGCCGGTCCGGAACGGACCCGGCAAGCGCGGATCCCCGGAATGCGGGGTCCTTTACAGTAAGGTCCCCATGACTACTGCCACTTTCCCCGCAAACCACCGCACCAAGACGGGCTCTGCCCCCGGACTCCTGGACGAACGGTTTGCGGTGGCCCTGCGCCCGCTGTCGGCCGTCACCGGCGCCGAGATCCAGGCGCCACTGATCCAGGGCGGTCACGTGCGTTACGCCAACCTGGACTACGGGGCCTCCGCCCCGGCCCTGTCCGTCGTGTCGGCCTACCTGAATGAAATCCTGCCCTACTACGCCAGCGTGCACCGCGGCGCCGGCTACGCCTCACAGATCAGCACCTCGGTCTACGAAAACTCCCGGAACATCGTCCGGACCTTCGTTAGCGGCAGGCCTGACGATTCCGTGATCTTCACCAGGAACACCACGGATTCCCTGAATCTGCTGGCCGGCTGCCTGCCCGTTTCAGACGGCCGGCACACCGGCGAAGTGCTCTACCTCGACATCGAACACCACGCCAACCTTCTCCCCTGGCAAGGTGTGCCGCACCGCAGCGTCGTTGCCGCCCCCACACTCAGCGCCACCATCGAGAGCCTGCGCACCGAACTCCGCCAAGGGGACATCAGCCTGCTCGCGGTAACGGGCGCCTCCAACGTCACCGGCGAAATCCTTCCGATCCGCGAGCTGGCGGCCCTGGCCCACGAACACGGCGCCCGGATTGTTGTTGACGCGGCGCAGCTGGCCCCTCACCGCCGCATCAACATCGCAGCGGACGACGTCGACTACCTCGCCTTCTCGGGCCACAAGCTGTACGCGCCCTTCGGCTCCGGCGTACTGGTCGGCCGGCCGGACTGGCTCGACGCCGGCACCCCCCACCTTGCAGGCGGCGGCGCCGTGCGGGAGGCCAGGCTGGACTCTGTCAGCTGGACCACCGGACCGGCACGGCACGAGGGCGGCTCGCCCAACGTGCTCGGCGCCGCCACGCTGGCCCGCGCCACGCAGGTCATCGGGGCCCTCGACCAGGAACTGTGGCACGCCCACGAAACCGCCATCCGGTCCTTCCTCGTTGAGGGCTTGCGGAAGATCGACGGCGTGACTGTCCACCAGATTTTCAGCGACACGGACCAGGCCGCGGACACCATTGGTGTTGTGAACTTCTCCGTCGAGGGCTACGACGCCGGCCTCGTGGCGGCCTACCTTTCGGCCGAACACGGCGTGGGCCTTCGCGACGGCCGCTTCTGCGCCCACCCGCTGCTCAAGCGCCTTGGCCTGCCTTCCGGCTCGCTGCGGGCAAGCTTCGGCGTCGGGTCCAGGCTGGAAGATGCACAGCGCCTGCTTGCCGGCATCGAAGAACTCCGCCGGACCGGACTTGGCTGGGATTATGTGGTGGACTCGGGCCGCTGGGTTCCGGCCAACGACACCCGCACCTACCCGGACTGGGCACCGAACACGCCCGGCACCGCCGGCGCGGCGCCCTGCACCGAGGACTAAACGCGGTTCGGAGCTTTCCCCGGCTCCCCGGCGGTGAAGGGGACCGGAACGGGGAGCTACTTGCGGTAAATTCGAGGGGTAAGAAATCACGCCTGCCCGAAGGAGACTGCACGTGGCACGGGGAGGCCCCAAACTGCATCACACACGCCGTCACGAGCTCGGCCGGAGCTTCCAGGGCGGCGGCGAGCACTATGACCGGGTGCGCCCCGGCTACCCTGCGGACTCCGCAGACTGGCTTGTAGGCAGCATCGGCAGGACAGCCGGGGTTGCCGACGCCGCGGACATCGGGGCGGGGACCGGAAAATTCACCGCCCTGCTTGTTGAACGCGGACTGGCTGTCTCAGCCGTGGACCCGTCAACGGACATGCTCACCCAACTGCGGTTCTCCCTTCCGGGAGTTCCCGCGACGGAGGGCACCGCAGAGGACACCGGACTCCCGGACCGTGCGTTCGACGTCGTCAGCGTTGCCCAGGCGTGGCACTGGTGCGACCCCATTCGGGCCAGTACGGAGCTTGCCCGCATCCTCCGCCCCGGCGGTGTGCTGGGGCTGGTCTGGAACCAGCTGGACACGTCGGTGCCCTGGGTGCACCGGCTCTCCCGGATCATGCATGCCGGGGATGTCCACAAACCGGACTTCCGGCCGGCAGTGGGGCCTGAATTTACCGGGCTGGAGAGCCATCTGACCCGCTGGGAGGATCCGGTGACCACCGAAGACATCGTGGAACTGGCCAAGTCGCGCAGCTACTACCTCGCTGCCGGTGAGCTCACCCGGGCGAAGGTCCGTGCCAACCTGGACTGGTACCTCCACGACCACCTGGCCCACTCCCGCGGGGAAGCCATCGGACTCCCCTACCTGACCCAGACGTGGCGGGCTTTCAAGGCATGAGTCCCGTAACCAACGCGGTAGGCTTGGACTCGTGAAGACCAGCGCGCCCTCCTCCTCCATCGAGGACTACGTCAAGGTCATCTATTCCTTCACGGAGTGGCAGGACAAGCCAATCACGTCCTCACAGCTGGCCCAGCGGCTGGGCGTGGCCAACTCCTCGGTCTCGGAAATGGTCCGCAAGCTCAAGGACCAGGGGCTGGTTGACCACAAGCCCTACAGTGCCATCACGCTCACGGCCGACGGCATCCGCCTGGCGCTGTCCATGGTCCGGCGGCACCGCCTCATCGAGACTTACCTTGTCCAGGAGCTCGGCTACAGCTGGGACGAGGTCCATGATGAGGCCGAGTTGCTGGAACATGCCGTATCAGACACTTTCATTGAGCGGATGGCCGGCAAGCTGGGCAACCCGCTCCGCGACCCGCATGGCGATCCCATCCCCGCGGCGGACGGAACCGTCCAGGTGCCCCATGCCCATCGCATGAGCGAACTCGACGAGGGCCACCACGGCAGGATCACCAGGATCAGCGACGAAAATCCCGCGCTCCTGCGCTACCTTGCCGCCCAGGAGATCGACCTCGACGCCGACATCGAAGTTGTCGGCCGCAAGCCCTTCGGCGGAGCGCTCGTGGTCCGGATCGGCTCGGGCGGCACCGGCCGCGAATTCGACCTCGCCGATGAGGTCACATCGGCGCTGTGGGTGCATAGCGACACAGCTCATGCCGGGTGCCGGCTGGCCGATGCCTGATTGAGGGCCCCCGGATGAGTCCGGCCGCGGGTCCGGGCTGGTTTGGCGTGGCAGGGGGGCCCTGCCCAGGTTTTCCATCGACGCGTGATTCGCCCACCACGGCGGAACGCGGCGGCACTGGCCTTGGGCCGCCGGTGACCTGACCACGTTCGGTTCCTGGCCCACGGGCACGGCGTCCCGACGACAGCACGGATTCGAAGCGGCGCCGGATCCCGTATCGTTTAACGAATGGTTACGCGACGTGAAGCAGCTCAGATCCTTGATATTCCGCTGGAGATGGCGCACCGTCACGGCATCCCGTCCAGGCTCTCGGAGGCCGAACTCTCCGAGCTCCTGGACAATCCCCCTGCATGGCTGGTCCAGTCCAAAGCCAACCGGACGGGCAAGCGGCCAGTGTGGGTCCAGCTGACCTGCGCCGTCTGCGGCTTCTCGGAAGCCGCAAGGCCCAAGAAGTGGTGGCCAACATTTACGTATGTCTGCTGCGCCCACCACGCGCCGGACGATATGCCTCCGGTCATACCGGGCCTGATCCGCAGCGAATACGAGGGAATCGGCAGCCGGTTCGTCGGCATTGCCGACGTCGAGGTCCCCGGTTCCTGACGGCCCGGACAGTCTGGCGGTTGTACCGACTCCCGGACGGGTTGCACCCCGAAGCCGGCCATGATGCCAGTTTCATTCACGACAAAACAGGCGTACCTTACAAGCACGGGGCCTATTCCAGGCTCCGACGTTAGGGAGGGCGACATGCCTGACAAATCGCCGCACCGGCAGGTCACCAAGAAATCGGACAAGTCCATCAAGCAAAAGAGGGCCGAGAAGAAGTCCAAGCATGAACTGGACACCCACGTGGACCCTGTAGCGCACATCAAGAAGCGCTGACGCCGCGCGGCCGTTGAGGGCCGCGGGCGGATGCGGGCACGGTGCCGAAACAAAAAGGCCGGAAGCTTTCGCTTCCGGCCTTTTGCACGGGGTGGAACCGCGTTGCCGCCGTTCCGATGGTGGAGATGGGGGGAATTGAACCCCCGTCCGATGTTGTGTTAACAGGGCTTCTCCGGGCGCAGTTTGCGTCGGATTTTCTCGGCCCCAGCCCTCCTGCAAACAGGTGGCTGATCCGGGCCCAGTCATCTAAGAGTCCCGTTTGCCCCGATGACGGAGGCAAACAGCAGTGGCTATCTAAATGACGCCAGGATCCGGGGCAATAGCGACCTCGGGCTGACGGACTGTCTTACTGCTTAGGCAGCGAGAGCGAAGTCAGTGCGGTTTGATTTGGCACTTATTGGTTTGCAGACAGCGTTTACGAGATAATTCTGCATCCTCGGCCCGCTTCACCTGTCGCGACTAACATCGTCGAAACCGATCATCCCCGTATTTTGTTACCAAACCGGTCAGGACTGCTGAAGTACCGCGTTGCGGAAACCGCATCAATCCCTCCCGGACTACCAATCATAACGCACTGCCGGCCGGAATCATTCCCGCCGGGGGCCGCGTGTTCCGGCGGCCTCCGGCCGCACGGGGCAGCAGCACGGTCAGCCGCGGTTCCTTTCGCGCATGATCCGCAGCGACTCGCGCTTGTCCTGCTGTTCACGGAGGGTCTGCCGTTTGTCGTATTCCTTTTTACCGCGTGCGACGCCGATCTCGACCTTCGCCCGTCCGTCAAGGAAATACAGCTGGAGCGGAACAATCGTGAAGCCGGATTCACGGATCTTGTGTGAGATCTTGGTCAGCTCTTCGCGGTGCAGCAGCAGTTTGCGGCGCCGCCGGGCGGAGTGGTTCGTCCAGCTCCCCTGGTTGTATTCGGGAATGTGGATACCCTCCATCCACAGCTCGTCGTTGTAGAACGTGCAGAAGCCGTCAACCATGGAGGCGTGCCCCTCGCGGAGGGACTTGACCTCCGTCCCCATCAGGGCAATCCCGGCTTCGTACGTGTCCAGGACATGGTAGTCATGCCGGGCCTTCCGGTTGGTGGCCACTACCTTACGGCCACTTTCTTTCGGCACGGTGGAACTCCTCAGCTCTTGGGTTGGACGGATGCCCCGGCCAGTCCGGCGCGAAGCTATTTAATTCTACGGCAGTCAGGGCCCGCTGTTCGTGCCGGCCGGCCTGGACAGGCGATCAGAGCAGGAGCATCGGATCAACGGCCTTGCCGTTGAGCCACGTCTCGAAGTGCGAATGGCAGCCTGTCGAGTTGCCGGTCGTTCCGGAGTAGGCAATCAACTGGCCCTGGCTTACCTGCTGGCCGACCGAGACCACCACGCTGCTGTTGTGGTAGTAAATGGTGGTCAACGAGTTGCCCTGGACTACGCCGTGTGAGATTTTGACGTTGTTGCCGCCGCCGTCGTTGGCCCAACCGGCCGAGAAGACGGTACCTGCCGCCGGGGCGTAAACAGGGGTGCCGCAGCTGGCGCCGAAGTCGATTCCGGTGTGCATGTACCCGCCGGAACCATAGAAGTCGACGGTGCCCGGCGGCGTCGCACGCCAGCCGAAACCTGAGGTGATGGGAATGTCTGCTGCGAAGGGGTGCCGAAGGCCGAAGGCCGACGGCGGCCCCATCTGCGGGACGTACGGCTGGGCTGCCTGGCCTGCGGCCCTTGCCGCGGCGGCTGCAGCTTCGGCGATGCGGCGCTGCTCGGCTTCCCATGCTTCGCGCAGCTTCCGGTCGCGTTCAACGATTTCGGCAGCTACGGAATCCTGTGCGGCCTGAACCTTGGACAGCTGACTCTGGATGCCCGGCTTGGCTGCCTGAAGTTCGTTGTTGAGCCGGGTGGTGTCTGCGATGAGCTTGTCCACCTGCTCCTTCTTGGCCGCCGCTTCGTCCCGGGCTGCCTTTTCCTTCGCCAGAGCGGCATCGGCCTTAGCCTTGAGGTCCTTGATTTCGGCTTCAACGGCCTGCAGGCGCGCCTGCGAATTGACGTTGGTGGCGTTCTGCTGGGACAGCTTGTCCATTGCGGAGTTCTGGCTGCGCATTGCCTGGTCCGCGAGGTCCATGGTGTCTGTCAGGCTTCCGCCAGCTTTCGATCCAAAGAAGAGAGTCAGGTTCGAGGGAACGCCGCCGGACTTGTAGGCCTGCGTGGCGATCTGGCCGATGAGTTTCTTCGTGTCGGCGATCTTCTGCTTGTCCGTCTCGAGTTGCTGCGTGATCTTGGCCTTGTTCTGCTGGGCCAGGTCCACCCGGGCCGCCAGCGCCTCGACTTCCTTCACCGCACTCGCGACCCTTCCCTGCGCTTCAAGCAGGGCCTGCTGGGCGGCGGGAAGCTGGCCCTGGTAGATCACCAGGTCCCCTGCGGCTTTGGCAATCTTCGCGTCCACGAATTCAAGCGACTGCTGCACCCTGGCTGCCTCGGCTTCGAGCGCCGCCTGTTTGTCTTTCAGGTCGTCCGCGAATGCGACGGGAGTGGAGGCGCCCAGGCTCGCGGCCAGGATCAGCGCCAGTGCGGCACTGACAACGCGGCTGCCCCGTGCCGCGTTCCGGAACCGGCGGGCCCTGCGGTCCATTGCTGTCATCATCATTCCTTCGTTCGTATGCACAGCCTAGACCCGCAAATATCTACGTAAGGTCAAGAGAGACGAAATTCCTGCCAAGGATGCGCCAAGGCCGAGGAGTGCCGGAGCGAGGAGGAGCGTCTGGGCCGGGGAGATAAACGCTGTGTCCGGATACTGCTTTGACATGTACTCGCCGAGGAAGAAGTGGGCCACGGCCCAGAGCGTTCCGGAAGCCAGCGCCGCGCCTATCACCGCTGCAATGACGCCTTCAAGAATGAACGGCAGCTGAATGACGGTCTTGGACGCGCCAACCAGGCGCATGATTCCCGTCTCCCGGCGCCTGCTGAACGCGGACAGGCGGATGGTGGTGGCGATTAGCAGGATAGCGCAGACAGTCATGACGCCGGCGATGCTCACAGCCACCAGCGAGGCGGCATTCATCACCGAGAACAGGCGCTCCAGCACTTGGCGCTGGTCGATCACCGTTTCAACGCCCGGCTGTGACGAGAATGTCTCACTGATGATCTGGTACTTCTCCGGGTCCTTCATGTTGATACGGAAGGAGGCGGGCAGTTGGTCCGGGGTTACCGAGTCCACGATCGGGGAGTTCGAGAACTGCTCCTTGAAGTGCTTGTAGGCGTCGTCCTTGGACTCAAATTGGAAGTCGTTGATGTATTGGGACACGGCGGGTGATTCCAGCAGCGTCCGCAGGTTTTCCTGCTGCTCCGGCGTGGCCGTCCCGGAGGCGCATCCGGCCGCCGTCGAACCGTCACCGCAGAGGAAGATGGCCACCTGGACTTTGTCGTACCAGTAGCCTTTCATCTGGTTGATCTGCAGCTGGAGCATGCCTGCCGCCCCGACGAACGTCAGCGACACGAAGGTCACCAGGATCACCGAAACAACCATGGACAGGTTGCGCCTGAGCCCGCTCCCGATCTCGCTGAGGATGAAGGCGAGC
This genomic window from Arthrobacter sp. 24S4-2 contains:
- the hisN gene encoding histidinol-phosphatase, whose translation is MTQPASSYNDDLRLAHVLADSVDSQTMSRFKALDLQVETKPDLTPVTDADKAAEESIRGQLSRSRPRDAVLGEEFGSSGHGSRRWIIDPIDGTKNFIRGVPVWATLIALVDEGEPVVGLVSAPALGKRWWAAKGAGAYMGRSLAAATRLKVSNVSNLSDASLSYSSLGGWKERGNLDEFLGLTEEVWRTRAYGDFWSYCMVAEGSVDIACEPELNLYDMAALVPIVTEAGGRFTSLEGVDGPFGGNALATNSILHSEVLKRLNPDLDDLLQGGPAPEH
- a CDS encoding M23 family metallopeptidase, translated to MTAMDRRARRFRNAARGSRVVSAALALILAASLGASTPVAFADDLKDKQAALEAEAARVQQSLEFVDAKIAKAAGDLVIYQGQLPAAQQALLEAQGRVASAVKEVEALAARVDLAQQNKAKITQQLETDKQKIADTKKLIGQIATQAYKSGGVPSNLTLFFGSKAGGSLTDTMDLADQAMRSQNSAMDKLSQQNATNVNSQARLQAVEAEIKDLKAKADAALAKEKAARDEAAAKKEQVDKLIADTTRLNNELQAAKPGIQSQLSKVQAAQDSVAAEIVERDRKLREAWEAEQRRIAEAAAAAARAAGQAAQPYVPQMGPPSAFGLRHPFAADIPITSGFGWRATPPGTVDFYGSGGYMHTGIDFGASCGTPVYAPAAGTVFSAGWANDGGGNNVKISHGVVQGNSLTTIYYHNSSVVVSVGQQVSQGQLIAYSGTTGNSTGCHSHFETWLNGKAVDPMLLL
- a CDS encoding methyltransferase domain-containing protein, with product MARGGPKLHHTRRHELGRSFQGGGEHYDRVRPGYPADSADWLVGSIGRTAGVADAADIGAGTGKFTALLVERGLAVSAVDPSTDMLTQLRFSLPGVPATEGTAEDTGLPDRAFDVVSVAQAWHWCDPIRASTELARILRPGGVLGLVWNQLDTSVPWVHRLSRIMHAGDVHKPDFRPAVGPEFTGLESHLTRWEDPVTTEDIVELAKSRSYYLAAGELTRAKVRANLDWYLHDHLAHSRGEAIGLPYLTQTWRAFKA
- a CDS encoding ribosome small subunit-dependent GTPase A, yielding MGRSTGSWDESDIRIRPNKKGSRPRTKDRPSYDDAVTGRIITVDRGRYTAVVGEDTGHERTVIAARARELRRSPVVAGDFVSLVGDVSGAPDTLARLVRIQDRRTLLRRSADDTDPIERAVVANADQLVVVVAAANPEPRTGFIDRALVAAYDAGIEPLLLVTKADVKDPTELLSNYRHLDFPVIISRTADAAASGIDARSDDGLSARLDSDAVSELRTHLNGKVTVMLGHSGVGKSTMVNALTGAERATGGVNAVTGRGRHTSSSALALRISDAPAGSWIIDTPGIRSFGLAHVDPDRILRSFPDLEPGTDACERGCKHDASAINCGVDAWVAEGHAGPSGEARLASLRRLLGTDPRMEAQEAKELGIVS
- a CDS encoding aminotransferase class V-fold PLP-dependent enzyme, with the translated sequence MTTATFPANHRTKTGSAPGLLDERFAVALRPLSAVTGAEIQAPLIQGGHVRYANLDYGASAPALSVVSAYLNEILPYYASVHRGAGYASQISTSVYENSRNIVRTFVSGRPDDSVIFTRNTTDSLNLLAGCLPVSDGRHTGEVLYLDIEHHANLLPWQGVPHRSVVAAPTLSATIESLRTELRQGDISLLAVTGASNVTGEILPIRELAALAHEHGARIVVDAAQLAPHRRINIAADDVDYLAFSGHKLYAPFGSGVLVGRPDWLDAGTPHLAGGGAVREARLDSVSWTTGPARHEGGSPNVLGAATLARATQVIGALDQELWHAHETAIRSFLVEGLRKIDGVTVHQIFSDTDQAADTIGVVNFSVEGYDAGLVAAYLSAEHGVGLRDGRFCAHPLLKRLGLPSGSLRASFGVGSRLEDAQRLLAGIEELRRTGLGWDYVVDSGRWVPANDTRTYPDWAPNTPGTAGAAPCTED
- the smpB gene encoding SsrA-binding protein SmpB — protein: MPKESGRKVVATNRKARHDYHVLDTYEAGIALMGTEVKSLREGHASMVDGFCTFYNDELWMEGIHIPEYNQGSWTNHSARRRRKLLLHREELTKISHKIRESGFTIVPLQLYFLDGRAKVEIGVARGKKEYDKRQTLREQQDKRESLRIMRERNRG
- a CDS encoding metal-dependent transcriptional regulator, yielding MKTSAPSSSIEDYVKVIYSFTEWQDKPITSSQLAQRLGVANSSVSEMVRKLKDQGLVDHKPYSAITLTADGIRLALSMVRRHRLIETYLVQELGYSWDEVHDEAELLEHAVSDTFIERMAGKLGNPLRDPHGDPIPAADGTVQVPHAHRMSELDEGHHGRITRISDENPALLRYLAAQEIDLDADIEVVGRKPFGGALVVRIGSGGTGREFDLADEVTSALWVHSDTAHAGCRLADA
- the ftsX gene encoding permease-like cell division protein FtsX; the protein is MRLAFILSEIGSGLRRNLSMVVSVILVTFVSLTFVGAAGMLQLQINQMKGYWYDKVQVAIFLCGDGSTAAGCASGTATPEQQENLRTLLESPAVSQYINDFQFESKDDAYKHFKEQFSNSPIVDSVTPDQLPASFRINMKDPEKYQIISETFSSQPGVETVIDQRQVLERLFSVMNAASLVAVSIAGVMTVCAILLIATTIRLSAFSRRRETGIMRLVGASKTVIQLPFILEGVIAAVIGAALASGTLWAVAHFFLGEYMSKQYPDTAFISPAQTLLLAPALLGLGASLAGISSLLTLRRYLRV